The DNA sequence ATCTGGGACAGCCGGCAGACCCGGCGCGTCTACGACGCCTTCGCCGACGTGTGGGACTGCGAAGAGCTGTGGGTGACCCTGGACCGGCTCAACCTCAACCCGCCCAACGTCCGCAACCGCTCCCGCTCCCTGATCGAACGCCGCGAACGCGGCTTCGACATCGAGCTGCACTGGGACGTCGACACCTCCCAGGGCATCCTCCCGCAGCGCGTCCAGGGCATCGTCGCCCTCGACGACACCCGGCCCGACGTCGGCGGCTTCCAGTGCTGTCCCGAACTCTTCCGCCGGTTCGACCGCTGGAAGGCCCTCCAGCCCGACGACCGGGACCCCCTCCGGCCCCGCATCGACCGCGACGACATGCCCGTCGTCCGCCCCGAACTGCGCGCCGGCGACCTGCTCATCTGGAACGGCCTGCTGGCCCACGGAGTGGCGCCCAACACGTCGGAGGACGGGGTGCGCGCCGTCCAGTACCTGTCCATGATGCCCGCGCTGGAGAACCACCGGGCCCTGCGCGCCTCCCGGATCGCCTCCTGGCGCGACCTCGCCACGCCGGACTGGAACGCCACCCTCCTCGGCGACGCCGTCCGGCACGAGTCCCTGCGCTACGGGCGGGCCGAACTGAACGACCTGGGCGCCAAGTTGCTGGGCCTGCGGACCTGGCACGGCGGATCCACCGGGGAGGACGCCGGCGCCCCCGGAGCCGCCGACGCCGCCACGACCGCCGAGACCGGCTGGGCCACCGAGGAAGAGATATGCGCGGAATCTGTCTGACCCTGCCCACCAACAGGCCCTGCGCCGAGACGATCGCCGCCGTCGGGCGCGAAGCCGCCCACGCCGTCGAGCACTTCGACGTCGAGGTGCACCTGCTCGTCCTCGACTCCTGCGCGCCCGCCGACGCCGCCGCCCACGCCGAGGCCGTCCGCCGGCTGCCCGCGCACCCGCGCATCACGGCGCACCACCTCGACGAGGCCGCGCAGCGGGACTTCCTCCGGCGGGTGATCGCGGACGCCGGCGGGCCCAAGCCCGAGCTGCTGCTCGACCTGATGCTCCCGGACCGCCTCTCCTACGGCGCCTGCACCAACCGCGCGTTCCTCATCGCCGCCGCGCTCGGCTGCGACTCCGTCCACCGCAGGGACTCCGACAGCCGGTACCAGACCCTCGACGGCGAGCCGGTGTACCCGATCCACCACGAGCTGACGTCGCTGGGCCGGCGCGCCGCGGACGCCGGCGCCGACGTCACCGCGACGGCCCTCGCCCCGGAGCACCTCGACCGCCGGGTCGCCAT is a window from the Streptomyces mobaraensis genome containing:
- a CDS encoding phytanoyl-CoA dioxygenase family protein, whose translation is MPTADPYLHRAVTDLPYFSADGETYLARTQLRDLQKRRPLRVLSEEDFAFWQTYGYVIVREAIPAAAARRLLDFAWDFQGMDPARPDTWYQDREWRSDLDRELHVYGFVEAYHHQLIWDSRQTRRVYDAFADVWDCEELWVTLDRLNLNPPNVRNRSRSLIERRERGFDIELHWDVDTSQGILPQRVQGIVALDDTRPDVGGFQCCPELFRRFDRWKALQPDDRDPLRPRIDRDDMPVVRPELRAGDLLIWNGLLAHGVAPNTSEDGVRAVQYLSMMPALENHRALRASRIASWRDLATPDWNATLLGDAVRHESLRYGRAELNDLGAKLLGLRTWHGGSTGEDAGAPGAADAATTAETGWATEEEICAESV